TGACTACTAGCCGCAAGTACAACACCCAAGCAAGTCGCCAGTGAAAAAGCTTTTTGCGCCTTGAGGCTGCAACTCAAAAAAACTGGGGATAATTGAGCAAAAACTTGATCCGTCAGGGCTGAAACAGTTTTAAAAAATGGCAACGAATTTCTGGGGCAAGATTCATCTAATAAGATTTAACTACCAAACATTAGCTCATCTTTGAGCAAGAGATCCAGTTTTTTTGAAAAAATCTGCAACTTCTGCGCTAAAAGTTGGGTATTATTCCAGCTTTCAGTCTGTGCAAATTTTCCACAGCCCTCAATTCTCCACCTGATCCGCTCTAGCAGCCTGCATCTTAATCTAGTGCAACTCTTCTAAATCAAAATGGGAACCCTAGCACCAACACCCTTGCAACTTGCCCAAAGCCCATGAAGCCATTCACCTTACCCACCCCCTTCCCGACTCCGATCCCTGTCTCTGCCCAATGGCTCTTGGCGATCGCCGCTGCGGCCTCTGTTCTAGGAGTGGCTATGCCCGCTGGACTGGCTCAGGAGCGCCAGGGTTGTTTCATGATCACCCAAACGGGTCGGCTCATCGACCTATCCGATATTTGCCCCTCTGCTCAGCCTTTTACGCCCCCAGCCCAAGCCAGTTCTACACCAACCCTCGGCACCGGCGATATTCAGGTCACGCTGCGGTGGACGACGACTGACGATCTGGATTTGGCAGTCCGCGACCCATCGGGCAACATAGTTGCGTACTACAACCGCAGTGTGCCTTCTGGCGGCCAGCTCGACGTAGACGCAAACGCAGGCTGTGGAGAGCAAAACACCAGCCCCATTGAAAATATTTTCTGGCCGTCGGGCAGAGCACCCCAGGGGCAGTTTTCTATTGAAGTGAATCTGTTCACTCGCTGCCCTGGTGGGGGCGGTGGCAGCATCCCCTTTAACCTAACGCTGCTCGTCCAAGGCACAACCCGCACGATCGAAGGCTCCGTCAGCGATCAGCAGCCCGTTGCGACCTTCCCCTTCTCGCTGCCCACGCAAGCCGCACAGCGCTAGTCCTTGAAAGTAGAACCCTGCGGGTCGCTAAACCGATGAAGTTCAGCCAAATCCGAAGTTTCTGCAGTATCTTTAATAGATATCAGCGGAAATAGATATCAGCGGATGAGTTGTGTTAAGGCGGATTAATCAAGCCTGTCAAGTCAGGTTTGTGGGTTGGTGAATTAGCATCTTGAAATTGGCATTGTGGACGGGTCGTAGAGGATTGTAGGTTTTTTTGGGGGCTGATATGCGCCGAACTGCTCTGGTTATGGTTTTAGGAACGCTTGCACTGTGGCTGGGAAGCTGTAGGAGTGCGCCGGAAGAGCCTGCGGCGACAGCGCCCACAGACCCCAACGCGCCTGCGGAACCCGGAGCCGTCGGGGATCCAAATGCACCCGCAGACCCTAATGCAGCAGCCGATCCAAACGCGATGCCTGCTGATCCGGCTGCGGTTCCGGCGGCTCCTGCCACCGCCCCAACCACGGCAACTGCTCCCTCTCCTGGGCTGCCTGCGGGCACGCTGCCCCCCGAACTCATCGCTTCTACCAATCCCCAGGCGCGTGTTCAAGAAGTGCAGCGCAATCGCCCCGATCCCTTTGCCCAGGTTACGGTTACACCAGTGGTGGTTGAGTCCCCAAATCGAAATGGGGCAACGACTCGCCCCTTTGTTACACCTGCGGGACAGGGCGTTCGAGTGCCGCCGCTGGCAACGGGGCGTGTTCCGTCTCTGCCTGGCGGTCAAGCGGGTACGGGGGGGGCGGCTACAGGAATCGGGGCAGCGGGGACAGGTACGCCTTCGGGAACCGGACAACTGGCCCCAATTCCCAACCTGACGGGGCAAACGCTAAACGGCCCGGCTCAGCGCCCGGCCCCGCCGCCGCCGCCCCAGCCAACTATGGCCCGCGCGGTTAAGGTGATGGGGGTCATTCAGATAGGCAACACAGCCCACGCAATTGTGCAGGCTCCAAACGAACCGACTAGCCGCTATGTCCGAGTGGGGCAGCGGTTGTCGAATGGTGAGGTGTTGGTGAAGCGAATCGAGATGAATCGTGGCTCTGAGGAACCTGTGGTGGTGTTAGAGCAGTATGGCATAGAGGTGCCGATTGCTGTGGGGCAGGGTGGGCCGCCGCCTGTGCCGGGTGCGTAGCCCAGGCCTGAGTTGCTTTCAGGGCACTGCGGATTTCAGGGTTCTGTGTGCAGCGTTTGACTTGCTAGCTTTAGTTACTTATTTTTTGCGTAGCTTTTGCATCGTTACTTGCAATTTGGCGTGTGCAGAGAGTTCAGTTCAATGCACACGCCTGCTTTTTCTCTAAAGGAGATTGTCATGACTGCAACTGCATCCACCGCAAATCATGCGCCCTTCGGCTTTGCGCCTGTGCCGACGCAGGATGCTGATTTTTTACGGCAGCTTTCGTTTGTGCCGGGGTTAAAGGAACTCCTGACGGTGCGCCAGGTTCATGCACTGGAACATGCAACGGTGTGGGTGCTGAGTGAAATGGCGGGTGGGTTGGTAGACGGCGGCATGGGCGATCGCCTCGGTGGCATGTCTACTGAAACGGGCTTCTACATTTACGGCGCGGTGGACACTGAGCAACTGCGGCGAGCAGCCCAGACGGCGCTACATCGAATGTTGGGGGGCGAGTGGAATTTGGCAGTGCATCCCCGCTGCGGCACGAATCTATCGGTCGGCATCTTGCTGACGGCGGGGCTGCTGATGGGCGCTCAACTGGTGCTACCCAAAGATCCGCTGGGGCAGATTTTGGGACTGGGGCTGGCAGCAACGGCAGCGGCGAGTATTGCGCCGGATGCAGGGCAAATTGCCCAGCGCTACCTGACGACAGCAATTCCGTTTAACCTGGCGATTCTATCGGTGGAAAACCAGGGCGATCGCTGGGGACAGCCAACCCATTTTGTGCGCGTGGTCTGGGTGGATTAGGACAGTAGAGCAAACAGGTTGTACTGGCAGGTTGTACTGGCAGGTTGTACTGGCAGCTTGCACTGGCAGCTTGCATTGGCAGCTTGCATTGGGAAGCGGTATTGGGAGGCTGCATTGGGAATGAAGGGGCGATCGCCGGGTATTCTGGACTAGGTTCTTACGGTCTTGTTCTGAACCTAACCAGACTTACGCCCTTGCGATAAGCTTTCTGGACTTTGGACAATTTCTCGCAGGCTGCGCCCGCGAGAAATTGTCCAACTGCGTAAGTCCTACCCAACTATCGCCCAACTATCCCAGGATTCGCCATGCTCACGACTGCTCGTCCGCTCCAGCTTGATTACGTCCGCGCCCAGTTTCCAGCTTTGGCAGGAGAGTGGGTGTTTTTTGACAATGCGGGCGGTTCCCAAACCCTGAAGCGGGTTGCGGATCGCATCAGCGATTACCTTTTGACGACCAATGTGCAGCTTGGCGCATCCTACAACGTGTCGCAGCAATCGACTGCACGGGTTGCCGAAGCAGCCCAAGCCGCCGCGATGCTAATCAACGCCGCCGAGCCGGGCGAAGTGGTGATGGGCGGTTCCACCACCCTGCTGCTGCGGATCTTGTCGTTGTGCCTGGGGCAGACCTTTCGCCCCGGTGATGAGATCATCGTCACAAATTGCGACCATGAATCTAACATTGGCTGCTGGCTGGACTTGCGGAAGCAGGGCATCATCGTCAAGTTTTGGAACCTGAATCCAGAAACGCTCCAGCTTGATCTGGACACACTGGCACAGCTAATGACCCCACGCACTCGGCTGGTGGCGCTGACTCATGTTTCCAATATCCTGGGCACTATTAACCCGATTCGCCAAATCGCTGACTTGGTGCATGAGCGCGGCGCAATGATCTGCGTGGATGGCGTGGCCTATGCGCCCCATCGCCGGGTGGATGTGCAGGCGCTGGACGTGGATTTTTACGTGTTCAGCTTCTACAAAGTCTATGGGCCGCACTACGCGCTGCTGTATGGCAAGCGGGAACACCTGCTGACCATGCCGGGAATCAATCACTACTTCATCGGCCAGGAAACGATTCCCTACAAGTTTCAGCCTGGAAATGTGAATTTTGAACTGAGCTATGGCGCGGCGGGTGTTGTGGATTATCTGAGCGATCTGGCTGTGCAGCATGGCAGCGATCGCCCCTCATCTGACCTGTCTGCTCGCCTCAGCGATGCCTTCGACCGCATTGCCGAGCATGAAGAACTGTTGAGCGATCGCCTCCTCAGCTATCTCCACCGCCAGCCCCGCGTGAAACTCTGGGGCGACCCTACCGCAGACCGCGATCGCCGCGTGCCCACCATCGCCTTCACGGTCGGTCAACTCAACAGCGCCACGATTCCGCCGCAGATCGATCGGCATCATATCGGCATCCGCTATGGAGATTTCTATGCTCGACGGCTGATCGAAGACCTAGGACTGGCGCAGCAAAACGGCGTAGTGCGCGTCAGCATGGTGCATTACAACACCCTGGAAGAGTGCGATCGCCTGATTGCCGCTCTCGATCCGATCATTGGCAGCTAGAGAAGCGCAATAGGGTAGCAGAGTGATACAGTATTGAACCAAAAGCAACCCTGAGCCTTCACCCCAGCATGTCTCCCGGAACCCGCCTAGAACGATACACCCTCAAGCACCCCAGCGAAGTTCTGCTGGTTACTGCCCGCACAGCCGACGGAGACGATCAGGTCGCCATTTTTCGCGGCTTCTCCAGTTCACTAACGCGCCCCACAGCCTACGATCCTGACGTTCCCGTGCTGCCGCCAGATGCAGAGATTCTCAGCATCGATCGCCTCCAGGGTCCCTATGACCCGGCAAATCCGGTCTATCTTCAGCAAGGGCTAAGCTGGGGCGAAATGCAGGAATTGCTGATCAATCTGGGGCTATAGTCTGGGATTAAAACCGGGGCTATAGTCTGGGGTTAAAACAGGGGCTAGAACGGGGGCTAGAACGGGAGCAAAAACTTTCTCTCCCTGTGGCGAAACTTCTACAGCAGGAGCCGCGTCACTAGATTCACAAGCTTTCACCCAGGGATTGCAAACCGCCTGAACCGGGCGCAGTGTGGTCAACTCAGTGGCGATCGCCCTTTCTTTGCAAGGCAAGCTGCGGAGATTGACCCCTGGCTTTTGCGTGCGATCGCGCTAGCACACAGACCAAACAATCTCGCTGCTCGTTAAAAATTCGAGCAAATTTCTGCGGATCTGCGGAAGTCCCCAGTGGAAAAGTTTGATAACTTTGTCGAATTTTCGGCCCATCTACCGAACTCAGGATTACGCTTTTAGGCACACTCTTATGAATCAGGGAAAACGCCACACCTTGAACATCCACATCGAGAGAGAGTATGGAACGTCCACACTGGTTGTCCCTCACCGCCCTGACTGCCCTGAGCTTGGGCATGGGTGGGTTAAACGAACAGGCGATCGCCACCACCTTCAACAACACCCAGGTTGACCAAAGCCGCTTTGTGGTGCTGGGCAGCGCAGGTGGCAGTCGCATCACCATTTTGGAACAGGTCAGCAATGCCCGCGCCTGCTGGCAAGAATCGAGCAATGGCACCGTTGATGCCCTGATGACCCGGTTTGACTTTACGGGCATTTGCGCCCGCGCCACCGACCGCAACGGCTACTCGGTGCGCGTTGGCGGACAGGATCTGGGTCTGCAATACACCCTCCGCACTGTTACTCAGGGCAACCAAATCATCCTCTATGCCCAGCCCAGCAGCGGCAGCGGCACGTTGGAAATTGGTCGATCTCGCAGCGCTGCCAGCGGCTTCAACCGAATTCAGCTCAACCCCGGCTGGTATCTTAGCCGCCGCACGTTCAATGGGCAGCCTTTAGGGCACCTGTATCTGACCAATGACCTGTCGCTAGCAGCGCTAACCAGTGCCTCGCGCCCGATCGCCACGAACCCTGCACCCGTTGCGCCGCGTCCCACAACGCCCGCACCCTCCCCTACGCCAATCGTAGTTACGCCCGCACCTCAGCCGTCTCGACCCGTCGGCTCTGCCCCAGTTGAGATTCCTGTGCCGCCGCCGGCCGCCGGCGTTGTGGTGACTCGACCCACACCCGCACCTGTGCCCAGCACCGGGTCGCCGACCATTGTGAACGGCATTCCTCTGCCACCGCCGCCGCCATCGGTCAGCGCACCCGAATCGGTGGCAGTGCTACCTGTGCCGTCGCTGCCGCCTATGCCACTGGGACAAACCCCGCCCGGTCAGGTCGGTTCTGCCCGTCCTCCCGTGTTTACCGGAGCACCCCAACCCGCGTCGCCGTTGGCCTCTTCGCTGGGCTTTAGCTTCCGGGTGGTAGTGAATGGCAGTTCTCCCGACGTGCAAACTCGTGTGCGCTCTATTGTGCCCGATGCATTCCGCACAGTGATTAATGGGCAGGTTGTGATGCAGGCGGGTCTATTCCGCGATCGCGCCACGGCTGATCAAATGCTGCAACGACTCAGCAGCGCAAACTTGCAGGCGGCCGTAGTGCCAGTCAATTAGCAACAACGCTAACGGTGTTTGGAGTGGTGGAGTGATAGGGTGGGAGAAAAAAAGAAAAGAGAAAACAGAAAAAGGAAGAGGTTTTATTTTTCATTCTTCGTTCTTCGTTCTTCCTTTTCCGTCTCTCTCCAACACCCCAACACTCCTAACCCCTTATGTCTCACCTTACGCCCGAAGAACTCGCCGAATGGCAGCGCGTGCTGGATGCGGCGAACTACAACAATATTTTTTGCCACTGCCGCCAGTGCGATCGCGAATGGGTTGCTTCCACAGAAGCCCCTTGCACCTGCGGCAGTATTCGCGTGGAATATATTGCCTGCTGGCAATTTCCAGATGACTAGCGCCTGCTGACAATTTCCAGATGATTAGCGCCTGCTGGCAATTTCCAGATGACTAGCGCCTGCTGGAATCTAAAATCGCCAATCATAAAACCCAAAATCGCCAGAACTGCAATCGCTCTGTCGCCTTAACTCGACGATCGCCATTTCTTAACGTAGACCCCACTATAGGATTATCAATTCTTAACGCTCGGCCGCTACGCTACCTGTGTTGAAGAAGACATTTCTTACATCCTTTGGGAGAGCAAGCATTATGGTGGCAAGCGGAGTTCGGTTAAACCGCTTTGTGAAGGTTTTGGGAGCGATCGCTGCAACAGTGGCAGCGGTGAGCGTACCCGTTGCTGTGTTTTCACAAACAAATCGCCTGATCAAAATTGACGGTTCTAGCACGGTGTTCCCGATCACCGAAGCCATGGCCGAAGAGTTTATGAAAATCAATCGGGATGTCAACGTTACCGTTGGGATCTCTGGCACAGGCGGCGGCTTTAGCAAGTTCTGCGCGGGTGAAACGGACATTTCCAACGCTTCTCGCCCGATCCGTCAATCTGAGATTGAGAAGTGCCGTGCGGCAGGCATCAACTACATCGAACTGCCGGTTGCTTATGACGCGCTGACGGTTGTGGTCAACCCCCGCAACACCTGGACGACCAGCCTAACCACTGCCGAACTAAAGAAAATCTGGGAACCGGGCAGCACCATCAACAACTGGAGCCAGGTTCGCAGCGGCTTCCCCAATGTCCGCATGAACCTGTATGGCCCTGGAACTGACTCTGGAACCTTCGACTACTTCACCGAGGCTATCAACGG
The Thermoleptolyngbya sichuanensis A183 DNA segment above includes these coding regions:
- a CDS encoding DUF7734 family protein, yielding MSPGTRLERYTLKHPSEVLLVTARTADGDDQVAIFRGFSSSLTRPTAYDPDVPVLPPDAEILSIDRLQGPYDPANPVYLQQGLSWGEMQELLINLGL
- a CDS encoding cysteine desulfurase-like protein → MLTTARPLQLDYVRAQFPALAGEWVFFDNAGGSQTLKRVADRISDYLLTTNVQLGASYNVSQQSTARVAEAAQAAAMLINAAEPGEVVMGGSTTLLLRILSLCLGQTFRPGDEIIVTNCDHESNIGCWLDLRKQGIIVKFWNLNPETLQLDLDTLAQLMTPRTRLVALTHVSNILGTINPIRQIADLVHERGAMICVDGVAYAPHRRVDVQALDVDFYVFSFYKVYGPHYALLYGKREHLLTMPGINHYFIGQETIPYKFQPGNVNFELSYGAAGVVDYLSDLAVQHGSDRPSSDLSARLSDAFDRIAEHEELLSDRLLSYLHRQPRVKLWGDPTADRDRRVPTIAFTVGQLNSATIPPQIDRHHIGIRYGDFYARRLIEDLGLAQQNGVVRVSMVHYNTLEECDRLIAALDPIIGS
- a CDS encoding PstS family phosphate ABC transporter substrate-binding protein; translation: MVASGVRLNRFVKVLGAIAATVAAVSVPVAVFSQTNRLIKIDGSSTVFPITEAMAEEFMKINRDVNVTVGISGTGGGFSKFCAGETDISNASRPIRQSEIEKCRAAGINYIELPVAYDALTVVVNPRNTWTTSLTTAELKKIWEPGSTINNWSQVRSGFPNVRMNLYGPGTDSGTFDYFTEAINGKAGDSRSDYTASEDDNVLVQGVVQDQGALGYFGFAYYEENRNRLKSVAIDNGNGRPVAPSREAVENNTYTPLSRPVFIYVSDRAAQRPEVRQFVSFYLSSPQLVDEVGYVRLPSEGYTLARQLLERNEFGTRFANRETVGISIQELLRLEAQR
- a CDS encoding DUF6391 domain-containing protein, with protein sequence MTATASTANHAPFGFAPVPTQDADFLRQLSFVPGLKELLTVRQVHALEHATVWVLSEMAGGLVDGGMGDRLGGMSTETGFYIYGAVDTEQLRRAAQTALHRMLGGEWNLAVHPRCGTNLSVGILLTAGLLMGAQLVLPKDPLGQILGLGLAATAAASIAPDAGQIAQRYLTTAIPFNLAILSVENQGDRWGQPTHFVRVVWVD
- a CDS encoding DUF3747 domain-containing protein translates to MERPHWLSLTALTALSLGMGGLNEQAIATTFNNTQVDQSRFVVLGSAGGSRITILEQVSNARACWQESSNGTVDALMTRFDFTGICARATDRNGYSVRVGGQDLGLQYTLRTVTQGNQIILYAQPSSGSGTLEIGRSRSAASGFNRIQLNPGWYLSRRTFNGQPLGHLYLTNDLSLAALTSASRPIATNPAPVAPRPTTPAPSPTPIVVTPAPQPSRPVGSAPVEIPVPPPAAGVVVTRPTPAPVPSTGSPTIVNGIPLPPPPPSVSAPESVAVLPVPSLPPMPLGQTPPGQVGSARPPVFTGAPQPASPLASSLGFSFRVVVNGSSPDVQTRVRSIVPDAFRTVINGQVVMQAGLFRDRATADQMLQRLSSANLQAAVVPVN